A single Gammaproteobacteria bacterium DNA region contains:
- the fis gene encoding DNA-binding transcriptional regulator Fis — MSTPVEKATAVHPLPRREPQRLREAVRECLESYFADLDGHKAADIYQLVLGEVEPAMLQTILGFAQGNQTRAAEILGINRATLRKKLRQYGLEP; from the coding sequence ATGAGCACGCCGGTGGAAAAGGCGACTGCAGTGCACCCGCTGCCGCGCCGTGAGCCACAACGTCTGCGCGAGGCCGTGCGCGAGTGTCTGGAATCTTATTTCGCCGATCTCGACGGCCACAAGGCCGCGGACATCTATCAGCTGGTATTGGGCGAGGTCGAACCGGCCATGCTGCAGACTATCCTGGGCTTCGCCCAGGGAAACCAGACCCGTGCTGCCGAGATCCTCGGCATCAACCGCGCCACCTTGCGCAAGAAACTGCGCCAGTACGGTCTGGAGCCTTGA